The Pseudomonas pergaminensis nucleotide sequence TGCGATGGTCATCGGCGGCGTCGGCATCATCGCGTTCGGCTTCGGCAATGACGGCGTGGCGTTGGGGATTTCCAACCTGTGGGCCCATGGCGGCTTCATGCCCAACGGCGTGCAGGGCGTGTTGATGTCCTTGCAAATGGTGATGTTCGCCTACTTGGGCGTGGAAATGATCGGCCTCACCGCCGGTGAAGCGAAGAACCCGCAGAAGACCATCCCCAGCGCGATCGGCTCGGTGTTCTGGCGCATCCTGCTGTTCTATGTGGGCGCGTTGTTCGTGATCCTGTCGATCTACCCATGGAACGAAATCGGCACCCAGGGCAGCCCGTTCGTGATGACCTTCGAACGCCTCGGCATCAAGACCGCCGCCGGCATCATCAACTTCGTTGTGATCACCGCCGCGCTGTCCTCCTGTAATGGCGGCATCTTCAGCACCGGGCGCATGCTCTACAGCCTGGCGCAGAACGGCCAGGCGCCGGCGACCTTCGGCACCACGTCCAGCAATGGCGTGCCACGCAAGGCCTTGCTGCTGTCGATCTTCGCGTTGCTGTTGGGCGTGTTGCTCAACTACCTGGTGCCAGAAAAAGTCTTCGTGTGGGTGACCTCCATCGCCACCTTTGGTGCGATCTGGACCTGGCTGATGATTCTGCTGGCCCAGCTCAAGTTTCGCAAAAGCCTGAGCCCCGCCGAGCAGGCCGGGCTCAAGTACCGCATGTGGCTGTACCCGGTCAGCTCGTACCTGGCCCTGGCGTTCCTGCTGCTGGTGGTGGGCCTGATGGCCTACTTCCCGGACACCCGCATAGCCCTGTATGTCGGCCCGGTCTTCCTGGTGCTGCTGACTGTGCTGTTCTACGTGTTCAAGTTACAGCCGTTGAACGCAGGCCAAGGCGCCCCGCGTTCGGCCTGACGCTTAATTCACTTGCTGGGCCAGTTGTGCTGCTTCGGTCAACTGGCGCACCAGGCGATTGCGCTCGGCAATCTCAAGCTCTACCAGGGATTGCCGACGATCGAGGTAGATATCCGAACGTCTGTACACCACCTCCTCGTTCAGCCTGTTCAGTTTGTAGCGCGCTACGTTTTCGATGGTCGAGAAAGGCTCAGGGTAACTGCGGGCCAGATACTCGATCCAGAACTCTTCCGTCAGCAATGAGTTCTGCGCCGCCTGGGTGCCGCTCAGCGCCTGCAAGGTAATGCGTGCCTGATTGATGTCTTGCTCATCGACCCAATCCTCCACGGAATAGAGCATTTCCTCGCGCCCAATGGGCAAGTTGAATTCTTCGCGAAAGCACATCCGGTAGTACAACTTGATCTCTGCATCGTCCACCTCCAGACCCGCCATGCGCCGGTCCTGGATATGCGCGTCGGCCAGTTGATCGACCTGGCGCAGGTAGAACAGGCTTTTCGCCAACGCCAGCAACTCGCGGTCTGCCTGGTTGCTGCTGGCCTGGGTGCGTGCTTGATGCACCTTGTGTACGATCTCCATATCGATAAATACCAGGATGGCGCCATCGCCGCAGGTGCCGTCGGTATAGGTGCTACGGAAGACCCGGTCGCGTAGCTCGGTCGATTCGCCCATGGCATCGAGCAACTGCCATACCCTTTGGGTGAGGGCTTGCCGAGTGTCTTGGCTGGACCGGTACGAGAACGATTGGGTCAGGTCGCGCAACACTCGGAACGCGTCTTCTGGTCGCGCACCCTCATGCCGTAGCAATTGATCCCATAGCGCCTGCCGTTGCGCATGTCGAGCGTTGGGGATACCGGCCAGCCAAAAGCTGACGTCGTTGCTTGTCGCCGGCTGATGCAGTTCACCCGGTAGCAGGCCACCCAGGGCAATGCCGGTGCGATCGCGATAGTCGCGAATCCGGCCCAGCGTCTGTTCGCTCAAAGGGTTGTCGTGCAGCACGGTGTGAAGGTTGGTAGGGCCCATGCGCACGTCGGAAAACACCGCCTCGGGCACTGTGGTCAGACGGTTTTCCTGCAGCATCAAATGGCGCAACGTGCTGCGGCGTTCGGCCCCGATGGGCCACTGGTCGATATGGGTCTGGCGTAGCGACAGCACCTGCAGGCGCGTCATCTGCGAAACGTCCGGCGTCAGGCCCAGAGGGTTGCCGTCCAGGTAGAGGCCCTCCAATCGCGTGAGGCCGGCCAGGCGCTGACGAGACTCCGGTGTCAGCACGATCAAGTTGTCGCTCAAGTCCAGTTGTTGCAGTTGCGTCATCTGGGTGAGGCTGGTGGGCAGGTCATTGAGCATGCAGTCGAGCTTTAAATGAGTCAGTCCGATAAATTTGCTCAGGAAGGCGTTGCCCGTCGGCGGAAAGGAATCACTAACGATCCGCAGGTATTCAATGTGCTCGAAGCCACGGGTGCCCAGCATGAAGTCGGGGTCGGGCAGGCTGTTGCCGTCCAGGCGCAGCACCAGTTGATGGGAGTCGAAAAGCCCAGTCTCGTTGTCGTAGGCTGCACGGGTTTCGTGGCGCCAGGCACGCAGGATGCGCTCGGCCATTAGGCGGCGTCGCCCGTAGTTCCAACCCTCCAGGTAGATCGCAGGGTCGATCGCCTGGTCGTCCACCGGCTGGGGCGTGTCGATCCAGCGCTGCAGTTCGAACTCCAGGGCCTGGTACTCGGCCTTGCGTCGCTCCAGTTCGATCAACGCGGCGGGTTCGTTCATGCCCAGCGAGTTAATCAGATCCCGGGCGTCGGCGACGCTGAAGCTGGGGTAGATCTCGCGCACCTTGCTCACCAGGTCCACCGGCTGGTTGCCACCGAACGGCCACAGGCTGCGCAGGGTAAACGGGTAGACGATGAATGAAGTGTCCACGCGCATCGGCGGCTGCAACCACGCCGGGATATGCGTCAGCCCCAGCAGGGCCTTGATGGCCACGCGTTGGCCCAGGGCCAGGTCGGCAATGGCGTGCCGTAGCGCTTTCGGCTCGGCACCCTCCTCCACACCCAGTGCACGGCACTCGGCATCGTCGAGGGTCAGGACCACGGCGCCGAGCAGGTCGCGGGTGCCGTCGGGCTGCTCATTGAGCCGATGACCGTCGCGATCATGGGACTGGTAGCCGCCGTCGATCTTCACCAGTGTGCGGCGGTCGGTGGCACCCGTTTGGCCGGCGCGGGCCAACAGCGGGCCGGCGAGGCTGGCGTCACGCACTTCCAGGCGCAGGCTCAGTGGCCAGCCGGGTACATCCTTGAGCAGGTGCAGCATGATTTTTTCGCTGTCGGGGTTGGCCAGGGTACTCAGGTAAAGGCCTTCGTAGGCGCGGTTCAAACGCATATCGTCAGCAGTGAGTCGGACCTGTTCGGCCAGGCGCAAACCCACTTCGTCGCGCTTATGCAATTGCTTGAGTTCGTTGGGGCTCGATTGCCCGATAATCGCCTTTACCGCGCTGACGGGCAGTTGCGGGAAGTGCGCGTGCAGGCGCCGTTCCAGGCTCGTCGCGCCTTGCTCGCTCTGGGCGTAGAGGATGTCGAACAGTTGCGCCCGTTCGCGCCAGGCGTACTCAGCGATTTTCTTCGACAGTTTGAACAGGCGTTCCTCCTGTGAGGTGGGCAGTTCACCCAGCAGCGCGCGGCAGACCTGATCGTTCAAAACAATACGGGTGAGGGGCTCCAAGCCTCGGCTCTGCGCTTCGGTCAATTGAATGCGTTCGCTGCTGGCCCCGCTGCTGGCCGGGTAGCGCTGGATCACTTGGCCTTGCGCGTTGATGATCTCCAAGGCATGGCTGTGGGGCCAGGCCGGCAAGCTGGTGACCAGCAGCAGTTGCAGGGAAGGCCGCGCATTGCGCGTGGCCGAGTAGACACTCATGGCCTGGATGAACTGCAGGATCTCGCGCTCGATGTGAAAGCGTTTGCTGGTGTCCTGCAACAACGGCGGTGGTGGCAGCCCGCTGCTGTGCACCTCTCGCAACGCCTGCGCCGGCGTGTCGGTGAGGCGCATGATCTGTGCGGCGGTGGTTTGGTCGACGTGATAGTGGGCGGGGCCCAGGCGATAAAACAGGCGGTGATCGTCCCAGGTCAGCGGGTTTTCACTGGACAGGCGCCAGGCACCCTGGCGGTTATGTTCCAGGCGCGGGGTATCGACGCCGACTTTTTGCGGGTGCTTGAGCCGCCACTTGCGCAGCCGGTTGTCGTAGACGATCGGGTACAGCGAGCCATACAGCGGCAGCAACTGTTGGCCTTCCCACTGATAGAGGCCCAGGGCGTCGGGCTTGAGGTCATGGGGCAGCACCACGCTTTGCTCATACTGGCCAAGCGACTGGTCCAGCGGGCTGACCTGTCCTTCAGGGCTGCGTCGGGTGCTCATCAAGTCGCCCAGGGTGTCGCGCAAGCCTTGGGCATCGCTGGCGCTGTTCATCCCCAGTTTCAGGCGCTCGCCGGGTTGCAGGACCGAGCCCACGGCCAAGTAGAGACTGTCAATGGCCGGTGACACCGGGATCGGCCCGGCGTTGCGCATGTCGTAGGCCTCATAGTGGCCCTGGCCGTAGTGCAGCAGTTCCACGGTGGTGTCATCGGGACCGCTGGAGACATAGCGATCGGCCGGGGGGCCATTGCTCACCTCGGTGACCACAAAGTCGCGCTTGCAGGTGCTGCGCAACAGGCTGGCGATGAAATCGCGTGCCCATAGGTCGGTGTCCGGGTTGTAGGCCCGAGGGTGGTAGAGGCCGTCGATCACGATGTCGATGCGCAGGGCGGTGCGATGGTGTTCGAGGTTCTCCCGCACCGCCTGGGGCAGGCTGGCATCGCGCAGGAAGGCGGCTTGTTGGTTGGCATCGAGGGGCGTTTGCAGCAACAGTTGTTGCAGGTTGGCCGAGGTCAGGGGCGGGTAGAGCCCGCGCAGTTTTTTCAGTAGTGGTGTGACGGTCACCAACGGTGGGGGCACCTGGATCGGCAGCCACTGGCGTGCGCTGTCCTCAACAGGGACTTCGTCGCGGGCATAACCGTCGTAGCGCGTCATGGCGGTAAACAACGGGTGGCGGTGGGTTTTTGCCAGTTCACTGATTTGCACGCGCAGGCGCGCAATGCGTTGAGCCACGGTCAGGTGTGGGCTGCCTTCCTTGCCGAGCAGTGAGGTGGCGGGTTGCTGGTTCAGGATCAATTCGAACAGCTGTTCCTGAGTGTGCGCGGAGGTGAGGGGATCGGTCAGTCCGCCGTAGGTGCCATCGTCACGACGCATCAATTCGACGGTGTGGGAGAGGCCATTCTCGCGGGCGGCATAACGTTCGATCAGCACGCCGCGCTGGTCGTGCACGTTAATACACGCATCGACCGGCCAGGCGGGCACTTGGGTCAACAGGCACAACACGGTGCCATCGGCGTGGGGCGGCATATGCCCGCGTCTTGAGAAGTCCTTGATCAACTGCTCGATGACTCGGTCGGCCTGCAGGCGCCGGACCCCTTCGGTGAGGTTGACGGGTGCGGGGTCGCCGGCCCACACGCGATCCAGGGTGGTGCGGTCGGCGGCGGTGCTGCGTAGCATCCTTTCCATCTCGATACGGGGCACGGCCGTGGAGCCGTCGGGCAACATGCGCTCGGCCAGTTGGATGTCCGAAAGGGTGTGGGCGTTGTGCAGGTCCAGGGTCCAGGCTTGCAGCGCCGGGTCGAACAGGATCGGTGGGGCAAAGCGGCCGGCGTTTTCGAGCTTGAGCACAAAGCGCATGCTCTGCGCGTCATAGCTGACCTCCACGACGTGGCGCTCCTGATCTTTTTGCAGCCACGCGTATTGTTTACTGTCGACCTGGTACACCCCTTGGGCGTTGGCGATTTGGCCGTCGAGCAGGTGCTGATCAAGGATCGCATAGGGGCCGATATCCGGCTTCCAAAGGGCGTGGCTGCCGTCGGCATGGGTCACTTTGCGCGGGTTGCCCAGTTGGTGCAAAAGGCGTGTCATGCGCTGGTTGTGCACACGGCCGGCGGTGGTGATCAACAGGCCATTGATGGCCAAGTCGGCAATGTCCGCCAGGGCAGACGCAAACTCACTGGCTTCGCCACGCGCCGCTTCGTTGATGCCGATGATCACGCTATAGGCCAGGCTGCCGAACACCGCCACTTGCATCACGCGATTCAGCCCGGTGACGCCGCCGGGCATGGGCGTGAGCAGCAGCTCCAAGACTTCCCGGGCCATGGCCGCGACGCCATCGATCAGGGCCTGCAAGTCACGCTCCGAACGACGGGTGGCCAGGGTCGAGAGGTTGGCCTGGTAGCGCTGCACCTCACGGTAGGTGCAGGCTTGCACCAGGGACTCCTTGCGACCGTGCTTGGGGTCGGGGGTAAAGCGCAAGCCATCAAGGGCACGTTGCGGGAACAGGCGGTGGAAGGTGTCGTAGAGGAAACCGGCTACGGGGCTCAGGCCTACCGGGCGTGGCGCATCCTTGAGCAGTTGCTTGAATCCGTGCATTTCAGCCATCGGCAACTGGCGGGCGAACCAGCCCAAGTCCCCTTCGCTGTGGCTGGTCTTGAGTTGCTGCATGAACGCCGCGTGCGCGGCGTTGGCGTCGCGGTGGTAACGCAGGGCGCCCCCAGGTCGGAAGGGGAAGTATGACAGCACCCCGTGGGCGGCGACGCGGATCAGCAGCAGCGGTACCGGCACGGTTTGCCCTGACGGTACGAACGGCACGGCAGGCAACACGGTG carries:
- a CDS encoding NEL-type E3 ubiquitin ligase domain-containing protein, with translation MPTHLLLNGLSGNLQSSESWARQQALEMIRETLARTMSSLTPQEQRDYVRLQREAHQAIKAVDRENAALLQAFQSDGTTQLRNRIGGLDPHNLFLHTRYLEELQPPLPWEPRASAHLNGTHRSRFRRAYDEWKYRPHVSTLSLWDAACLNFDFATSQPQASGQTFVESSYLSGADNLQLTVSQFIAIARDLDLGGQLDKRLQTALGQGGKLQGLLQASSEACLRFEALEAYRNRAHTGVTRDLLASLNAALDGSGPALPFDTLGMSTGITVLPAVPFVPSGQTVPVPLLLIRVAAHGVLSYFPFRPGGALRYHRDANAAHAAFMQQLKTSHSEGDLGWFARQLPMAEMHGFKQLLKDAPRPVGLSPVAGFLYDTFHRLFPQRALDGLRFTPDPKHGRKESLVQACTYREVQRYQANLSTLATRRSERDLQALIDGVAAMAREVLELLLTPMPGGVTGLNRVMQVAVFGSLAYSVIIGINEAARGEASEFASALADIADLAINGLLITTAGRVHNQRMTRLLHQLGNPRKVTHADGSHALWKPDIGPYAILDQHLLDGQIANAQGVYQVDSKQYAWLQKDQERHVVEVSYDAQSMRFVLKLENAGRFAPPILFDPALQAWTLDLHNAHTLSDIQLAERMLPDGSTAVPRIEMERMLRSTAADRTTLDRVWAGDPAPVNLTEGVRRLQADRVIEQLIKDFSRRGHMPPHADGTVLCLLTQVPAWPVDACINVHDQRGVLIERYAARENGLSHTVELMRRDDGTYGGLTDPLTSAHTQEQLFELILNQQPATSLLGKEGSPHLTVAQRIARLRVQISELAKTHRHPLFTAMTRYDGYARDEVPVEDSARQWLPIQVPPPLVTVTPLLKKLRGLYPPLTSANLQQLLLQTPLDANQQAAFLRDASLPQAVRENLEHHRTALRIDIVIDGLYHPRAYNPDTDLWARDFIASLLRSTCKRDFVVTEVSNGPPADRYVSSGPDDTTVELLHYGQGHYEAYDMRNAGPIPVSPAIDSLYLAVGSVLQPGERLKLGMNSASDAQGLRDTLGDLMSTRRSPEGQVSPLDQSLGQYEQSVVLPHDLKPDALGLYQWEGQQLLPLYGSLYPIVYDNRLRKWRLKHPQKVGVDTPRLEHNRQGAWRLSSENPLTWDDHRLFYRLGPAHYHVDQTTAAQIMRLTDTPAQALREVHSSGLPPPPLLQDTSKRFHIEREILQFIQAMSVYSATRNARPSLQLLLVTSLPAWPHSHALEIINAQGQVIQRYPASSGASSERIQLTEAQSRGLEPLTRIVLNDQVCRALLGELPTSQEERLFKLSKKIAEYAWRERAQLFDILYAQSEQGATSLERRLHAHFPQLPVSAVKAIIGQSSPNELKQLHKRDEVGLRLAEQVRLTADDMRLNRAYEGLYLSTLANPDSEKIMLHLLKDVPGWPLSLRLEVRDASLAGPLLARAGQTGATDRRTLVKIDGGYQSHDRDGHRLNEQPDGTRDLLGAVVLTLDDAECRALGVEEGAEPKALRHAIADLALGQRVAIKALLGLTHIPAWLQPPMRVDTSFIVYPFTLRSLWPFGGNQPVDLVSKVREIYPSFSVADARDLINSLGMNEPAALIELERRKAEYQALEFELQRWIDTPQPVDDQAIDPAIYLEGWNYGRRRLMAERILRAWRHETRAAYDNETGLFDSHQLVLRLDGNSLPDPDFMLGTRGFEHIEYLRIVSDSFPPTGNAFLSKFIGLTHLKLDCMLNDLPTSLTQMTQLQQLDLSDNLIVLTPESRQRLAGLTRLEGLYLDGNPLGLTPDVSQMTRLQVLSLRQTHIDQWPIGAERRSTLRHLMLQENRLTTVPEAVFSDVRMGPTNLHTVLHDNPLSEQTLGRIRDYRDRTGIALGGLLPGELHQPATSNDVSFWLAGIPNARHAQRQALWDQLLRHEGARPEDAFRVLRDLTQSFSYRSSQDTRQALTQRVWQLLDAMGESTELRDRVFRSTYTDGTCGDGAILVFIDMEIVHKVHQARTQASSNQADRELLALAKSLFYLRQVDQLADAHIQDRRMAGLEVDDAEIKLYYRMCFREEFNLPIGREEMLYSVEDWVDEQDINQARITLQALSGTQAAQNSLLTEEFWIEYLARSYPEPFSTIENVARYKLNRLNEEVVYRRSDIYLDRRQSLVELEIAERNRLVRQLTEAAQLAQQVN
- a CDS encoding amino acid permease; amino-acid sequence: MPVGNPLPHGETAQGGPLKRELGERHIRLMALGACIGVGLFLGSAKAIEMAGPAIMLSYIIGGLAILVIMRALGEMAVHNPVAGSFSRYAQDYLGPLAGFLTGWNYWFLWLVTCVAEITAVAVYMGVWFPDTPRWIWALAALISMGTINLIAVKAFGEFEFWFALIKIVTIIAMVIGGVGIIAFGFGNDGVALGISNLWAHGGFMPNGVQGVLMSLQMVMFAYLGVEMIGLTAGEAKNPQKTIPSAIGSVFWRILLFYVGALFVILSIYPWNEIGTQGSPFVMTFERLGIKTAAGIINFVVITAALSSCNGGIFSTGRMLYSLAQNGQAPATFGTTSSNGVPRKALLLSIFALLLGVLLNYLVPEKVFVWVTSIATFGAIWTWLMILLAQLKFRKSLSPAEQAGLKYRMWLYPVSSYLALAFLLLVVGLMAYFPDTRIALYVGPVFLVLLTVLFYVFKLQPLNAGQGAPRSA